In Larus michahellis chromosome 24, bLarMic1.1, whole genome shotgun sequence, the sequence cccccccccctcggcccGGCGGGTGCTCCCGGGCAGCGTTGAGGTTTTGGGGAAAGCTCCGGGAAgtaccgggggcggggggggggatgtggggggtgtgtgggggggtgttccCGCTCCCGCAGGGGCGGCATGGCATCGGGATCCCTGCCTGTTCCCCGCGCTATCGCGATAAAGCCAGGGGGCGGTGTTGTACCACGTCTCCGCCgtgccgtggggggggggggggggtgggggggggggaggtaggGGTGCTTCGCATGGTCTCCGTGTTGCATGCCGATATGTCGCGATAGGGGGCGGGATAACCTGCACGGTCACGATACTGCATGCCGCTACTTCATGACAGAGGAGGGGCGCTCTGCATGGTCTCACTAGTGCATGCCGATCTGTCGTGACAGACTAGGGCCGCCCTGCATGTCCTCGGTGCTATATCGCGATAGACCAGGGATGTTCTGCGTGGCGTCGTTGGTCTGCGTGACCCGCGGGGGCACGGATGGTTCatcccccagggcaggggggcatcGCCGGGTCCCTGCGGGCGGCAAGGCTGGTTTTTAGGGAATATGGCAGCGGTGAATAGGAAACGGgagccgcgggcggcggcgctggTTGCCGGCTGGCCCGTGTGCCGGCCGACGTGGGCGATAAGCCAGGGGAGGACGAGCGAGGATGGAGGCTGGCAGGGATAACGGAGGGAGGAAGAGCCTCCCCTCCGCTCCTCCTTCCCGGTCCCTCATCTCTGTGCATCCCCCCGGGACCACGGGGGCTCGTGACGGGGACACTGTCTCCTGGATCAACCGGATGCCGGGCatctccgtgcctcagtttccccatctatCATCAGGGAAAGCCGTGGGTTAGGCAGGACGGACCCGTCCCATGAATCCGCGACCCCTGTAACCCACTAACTCCCCACAAGTGTCTGCGCTCcccggggtggggatgggggaatgGAGAAGGACCCCCGCCCGGGGTGCGTCCAGGTTTAGGGTTCACTGGAGGGGGAGAAGCGGGGAGACCCACTGTCGGGAAGTGCAGGGACGAGCAGAAAAACGCTGCGAGTGGAAAATTTGGCATTGCCTGCCGAAGCCACGAGCCGTGGAGGTCGAGGTCCCCACCGGGGtgccaggctgtccccaaggctCCAGCCCCGCGCCGGGGCGAGGGCATCTCTGCCTGCCGCCGGGCCAGGACGGGGCAGTAATATCCCACTTTCTTTCTGCCCACAGAAGGGACAAACTCTTTCCCTGAGGCTGCAGGAAAATACCGAGCCAGAGAGCCCGAGGGCCTCCAGGAGATTGTTACAGTGGCAGAaaagctggaggagctgcagctgccCAAAGCGCAAGTGGAGATTGAGTCGCGAGGGGCTATATACGCCGTCCCTTTCTTTAAGGACGCTGAGCTGGAAAAGCCGAGCCCGTCCCCCGAAGACGCACCGGGGCCAGGGACCCGGCACCCCCCGCTAGATACCTCCGTGTCCTCAGGTCACCCGGCCTCTGCCACCCCTTTTCCCACGGCCCCGGCCGTCCCCGAGGCAGGCGTCCCCCTTAGCTGTGGTGCGAAAGCGGGGAGCCCGTGCCCCgcggaggaggatgggggggaacAGGGACAGTTGGGGAGCCGGGGACATGGGCAGGTCGAGCAGCCGCCGCGGCGATGCCAGGGCTGGGGTGCAGGAGAGAAGCCGCAGGGACGGAGGCGCCGGGATGGCAAGGAGAGGTCGGAGGCACCCGTGGGTGGCCGCCTGGCCCCAGCCATCCCCAGCCCTCCCATGGAGGGAGCGCCCACGGCCACGGCACCGGGGTCTTGGCGTAGGGCTCCGCACAAGACACCGGCGCGGGGACATCCGTCTGTCCCCTCCTCGGCCGGGGTCCAGCATGCAGGGTCAGTGCCGGACCGCGATTTAGCGGCACGAAGAgttggagcagggagaggagcccagGCGCAGCGGTGAGGGGCTGAGCGTGGCCCCCGCTGCAGGGAAGCCTGTGCAGTGGCCGAGCCAGAGCTCGGGCTGCCGCGACGCTTCGGAGGGGACAATGACACACGGGCTCAGGGCCGTCTCCGTCACCCTGGGCACCTTCATGGCGGCGTCGCCCCACGGGCAGGATCCGCAGCGATGCCGGTGCCCGCGGCCCCGCGGTCTGGCTGGCTCCCGGCGCCGGTGTCTCACTGCCATTCTGCCTTGCCctttgcagaggaggaggaggaggaggagggagcagcgcCGGGCAGGGACACGGCCAGCGCGTCGGTGGAGAGCCCGGGCGGAGGCCGTGACCCCGGCCAGCCCATGGAGCCGGATGGAGCCGTCGGCGCCCAGACGCTCTCCGGGGCCCCGCGGGCGGGCGCAGAGGGACCCACCGGTGCCCCGTCTCCGGCGGGGGCCGCAGCAGGTGACACGGAGCACCCCGAGGGGTTTCCCCGGCCGCCCAGCCCCGTTGCCCCCACCTGCCGCCCCGATCGCCCGTGGGACGCCATGGGGCGGCCAGCCCAcactgccagccctggggcaccggGGCACCGGGTGACGTCGCCGACCGGTGCCACTTCTGCCACCTCGACAGATAGCCGAGAGCCCGGCGGGACCCCCCGCCGTGGCCACCAGCCCGGTGGGGCGAGGACCCCCGTCCCCACTGCTGAAGATGCCGAGCTCTCGGGAGACGTGGCCGAAAGCCCCGGGGTGTCCCCGTtgccccccgcacccccgcagccgcaggaggagggagaggagcagtcGGGGGCCCCGTGGCTGCCCTCGCCCGTGGTCCCCGGGGGCGGAAGCACCGTCCCCGCGGCAGAGGCGACGGCGGTCACACCGTGGCACGTGGAAGtgcccggcggcagcagcagcatgccGGCGGTGGGACACGAGGATGCTGTGCCGAGACCCCCGGGCAGTGACCGCGGGATGCCTGCCGCTTCTtcggaagaggaggaagaggaggaggaggaagagccacCCGCTCCCTCCGTTGCAACCGTGGAGGGTTTCCTTGCAGCCATTCCCGGAGAACCAGGTGGGACCCGCAGGGATGGCCTCACCTCTCCCCGTACCGGCAGCTCCGGGGTGGTGCCGGTGGGGACTCCGCTGGGGGACGCGACCCCCAGCAcggccgcccccctgcccgccctccccacCGAGAGGGCCAGCGTCGGGGCGGGCTCCCGCTCGGCCGGGGGTCCCCGCCGTGCCACCCTCGCCCTCggggcagctctcctggctgctctccGCCACTAGAGAAAGCCAACACCTTTCCTTCACGCTGTGCTTCcctctgtccgtccgtccgtccgtccgtccgtctctcctctctctctctctcctcctcagctGGGTAAGGGAAGGTTTACAGGTCCGGAGAAGCACATATTTGTCAAACAAATTGGTCCGAGCTCCGCATGCACTTAAATCTCTTCTACTTCTGTGAAGTGTTTTAATGACCGTTtccatgaaaagagaaaaaaaaaaaaaaaaaaaaaaaaaaagaaaagaaaaaaatcaaaagaaggccgcccccccaccccccctcctccccccaacccTACTCTGACTAACAGTGGTACTAATAAAGGGAATTAAAAGCTTTCTAGAACAAGCACCCGGGCTTGCTCTTCCCTTCGTCCTTGCGCCTGCTGCCTCGCTCACCACCCGCGCGCCCCCCCCCACACTGACGAACTAatcccccggctccccccaccccgccccgttcccccgagtccccggggaagggggggtggaCGGGACCCCGTGCGAGGTGGGGCGGTGGGGTATGGCGGCTTCGCACCCTCCCTgcggcacccccccccccgccccccgggacTGGATCACCCCTCGCTGCCCCGGGCGGAGGGACAAGGTGTGAGCAAGGGCCGGGGGGgcttcctgccctgcagccacGGGGGGCACCAATGGGTCCTGGGGTGCAGAGCCCCGCCGAGAGCACCCATCCATGGCCAAGCACCCCGAAATCGCTgcagtccccccccccccggggagcatagattcccctcccccccgccatgaGGGCTGAGATGGGCGAGCAGTGAGTGCGTGAACCGCCGCGGGTGGGTGTCACCCACCCAGACCCACCCTCCGACCCCTTCGGGGTGCTCCCAGCTCCGATGCCACCGACCCCCTCCCCCGTCTGCTCTCCCGCCTCCCTGCAAGGGAGGGGACCAtgcggggtgcccccccccccaccccccaagtcccGTGGCACGGAGGATGCTCGGTGGCGGGTGCCTTTGCCCTGGCAAGGATTGCGGCTCGGGGGGAGCCGGCTGGGCGGCGTTAGGGCCCTAAATAGCTCATCCCGCTCTGTGCCTCCATCTGCTCGGATGAGCCGGGTGTCCCGAGCGAGCCGCTGGCGCCTTGTGTGAGGTGACGGCGTCTGGGGACGGGCGAGGGCGGCGGCATCGTCCTCGGCAGGGCTCCACCGAGCCAAGGACCATTAAACGGGCATCGTCAGGCTGGAGGGTGTCAAGGGCTTTGAGTCTCCGCTCCATCGGCGCCGGCAGCAGCCCTTCATCACCCTCTGGAACCGGGGCTGGGAGCACACGATGTGCTCCAGGCGCCTTAATGACCGTAACGAGCCGgtcggggacatggggacggccAGGCTGAAGGTGACAAGAGGGGGACAGGCGCGAGGCTCACCTCGCCGCCAGGCTGAGGACGTGCCGAAGGCTTTATCCCTTTGCGCGTCCCGTCCCGAGGCGCGTTGGCCGCGTCGTTGCAGGGGACAGCCGGAGCCGTCCCCCGGGCGGCGGGAGCAGGCcaggggctggcacggcagcgagCCCACCGAGGGGGAGGACGAGAGCATCCAGCTCACGTCCCCCGTGCCCTGGGGGGTGGCCAAAGCCTCGAACCCGGCCAGTTCTCGGCCGGGGCGGCTCAACCGGGAGTTTCCCATGAACTGAGGGCAGACGGGATGGCTCCGGGCACGTCGCCGTGCGCCCGAATCCTTCCCCTGGCCCAGGCTCGGTGCCCACAGTGCCCAGATGAGGGACCTGATTGCCGTAGGGCGCTCACTGCTTTAACGCTGCTGGGCGCTAACGAGGTCCCGTGGTGACGAAGGCTGCGTGTGCCTTGCAGGTGGCTGCGTCCCCAACCCCTGCCTGAATGGAGGGACCTGCGCGGAggacggcgcccacctggcctgCCTGTGCCTGCCCGGCTACGGAGGCAGCACCTGCGAACGACGTGAGTGCCCCAGGTGCCACCGCGGCCACGGCGGCTGGTCCCCGTGGAGCACCCTCGGCTGCTGAACCAGCGGCCCAGGAGACGTAAACGCGGGGAAATCagattttgggtggttttttttttttttcgcttgtTGGTGAGCTGGGCTCCATCACCCTgaccctctcctctcccccccacccctcgctCCCCACCGCGGTTCAGCGCTGGAGAcgtgcagcccgggctgggacAGCTTCCACGGGGCCTGCTACAAGCATTTCTCCACCCGGAGGAGCTGGGAGGACGCCGAGACCCAGTGCAGGCATTACGGGGGCCACCTGGCCACCATCCTGACCCCCGAAGAGCAGGACTTCATCAATGGTACGTGGTGCCGCTCCAGACCCCGCTGCAttccgtccccccgccccccggccccgcatcTCTGTCCACGGGaccctcagcatccctcagcGCCGGGATTTAAACCTTCGCATTTTAAACCTGAAGCCAAAAAGCAGCCgagggaaggcaaaggaaataaagaataaagGGAACAGACGATACGGTGGACGGACCAGAGTGTGGCTGGATGCTCGCTAGCCACTTGGCTAGTGAGAGAGAGGGGAAGTGCGACAGACAGCAGGATctgatggagggagggagggagggatggatggatggatgaacagacAGGTAGATACATGGATGGGCACAAGAGAAGATGGAGAGATACACGGATAGCCATGGGAGCAGACGGATACACGCGTGCCGTGCGGACAGACCAGTAGAGGGTTGGCCACGTGCAAGTAAATTTGAAGGCGAAGCAATAACCTGCCTGAAAGACATGGGGGGAGACGGCGGGAGCCGGGGAAGGCAGAGGACAACAGCAGCCAGGATGGGACGGAGAGCGAGGAGGCCTGGAGGGATGAGGGTTGAAGGAGGAAGGGACAGGGAGAGAcctggcagggacctgcagggaccGGCCGGACCAGAaaagggcaggcagggacaggcagggacaggcagggactgTCAGGGACAGACAAGGacctgcagggacaggcagggaccgGCTGGACCAGAaaagggcaggcagggacaggcagggataGGGCTGGAccgaggggacaggcagggaccgGCCGGACCAGAAAAGGACAGGCAGGGATAGGCAGGGATAGGCAGGGACTGGCAGAGAccggcagggacaggcagggacaagTAGGGATAGGCAGGGACAGTCAGGGACAGACGAGgaccagcagggacaggcaggggcaggcagggaccgtcagggacaggcagggataggcagggacaggcagggaccgtcagggacaggcagggacaggcagggacaggcaggaccgAGGGGAcacagggctctgccgccctctcACGGCCAGTCCcgtcccgccgctcccccgggtggtggtggtgggggggggtgggttcaaggctgggggggggaaggtccCGCTGTGTCCCCTTCGGGATTCTCCTTGTCCCCAAAGCCCaaacctccccccccgccctgcttcAGGGCTGGGCTTTTCCCACCCACTCGCCCCCAgaccccaaatctccccaaatTCAGCCTCCAGCTCCCTTGAGCCCCATCCTgacagggggtgctgggggggggggtttgggggtgctctccccccccaaaacaccccctctctgcaccccccccacccccagaccaGTACAGGGAGTACCAGTGGATCGGCTTGAACGACCGGACCATCGAGGGGGATTTCCAGTGGTCCGACGGGAGCCCCTTGGTAAGTCGGGCCAccagcccccctgtgccccccccccccaggagaagacaccccccccccccccctccccccccccccccagccaggcatCTCCTCATCCTTCTCCATCGCTTGGGAACGTGCCCGAGGGATGGGTCCGACCCTGGGACCAGGCTTTGAagtccgtccccccccgccccccagtaGCCGCTTGCCGGGCTGAGCATCCTCCGGGGTGCCATGGGTgaggcagacacacacacacacacccccaccccatccccccccccccgggatttGGGGTCCCAAGGCCATGCCAAGGGGCACGGAGACGGCACCTCAACCCTGTgacgggggtgtgggggggtggcaCAGCCAGGAGGCTGCAGATGGGTTTGAGGTCCCCCCCCCCGCTTAAAGGGTGTGCCGGGGTGCCCCATGCACCCCCTCCCGcctgtccgtgtccccccctccgtGTGTTGTTCCCCCCAGCTCTACGAGAACTGGCACCCCGGGCAGCCCGACAGCTATTTCCTCTCCGGGGAGAACTGCGTGGTCATCGTGTGGCACGACGGGGGCCAGTGGAGCGACGTCCCCTGCAACTACCACCTCTCCTACACCTGCAAAATGGGGCTGGGTAAGccgtgcccccccctccccccccccatccctgccccgggcagaggggccggggctgcaccCCCTCCGCCACCCCAAAGCGGGGGGTCCCCACCGTCCCCGCAGTGGGGGAATGGGTCCTGTGCGCGGGACCCTTGTTTGGGgtttgaggcggggggggggcggtttacTACGGTTTGAGGGGGGCAATgaccccttgccccccccccccccagtgcagTGCGGGCCTCCCCCCGCCGTCAGCAATGCCCGCGCCTTCGGCAAACCAAAGCAGCGCTACGAGATCGGCTCCATCGCGCGGTACCAGTGCCACCACGGCTTCGTCCAGCGCCGCTCCCCCGTCATCCGGTGCCGGGAAGACGGGACGTGGGAACCCCCCCAGCTGGCCTGCCGCCCCGGTGAGCGcggggctccccccggctcccccccagcATCCGCCTCCGGGGCTCCCCCTTCACCTGGGGCTTCTTGTGtcgtcccccccaaccccaggccTGGCTCAACCCCCCGACGACTGAGCGAGGACAGaagccaccacctccctggggccCCGGAGCCGGCATGGATGGGGACGGCATCGGGATGCCAGCGCAGACCCCCCCGGCATGGCACAAAACCTCACCGTTGGGCGTCTGCCGCCTCTTTTGTTTTATATCTGTACAAAGAAATCCTAATAACTAAAGATCCCCTCGAAAGGAACTGACAACGACCCAAAATGTGGtacgggggggtgtgtgtgtgggggtgttttGTTCCTGGACTCGCAATAGAGTtgaaatcgggggggggggggacggacgggacaCACACTGTGGGCAGGTGATGGCATTGATGCGCCAACGTCACCTTCAGCCGCTTTCTCCCACCTCTGGCCCAAGAGTCCTCATCCTGTGACACCCTGGTGGCGGGGGGGCAACACGGGGACAAgcaagggggtgcagggggtcctggggtgcagggggggtttTGCACTCCCCAGGAAAGGCAGGGGCCGCTGACACAGGCTCGGGGTGGGTATGTGTCACCCAAATGTCCCCTCTGTGCTTCTGCGGGTATTAAAACCTGTAAAGGGATGGCGCGGAGCGGTGGCCCGGTCACTGGGGCATCCCCGGCACAGGGGTGGGAAAGGCCCCAAAATGGGATCCGTGGCGGCCCCCACCAGCGCCGTGGAGCCGGAGagcccccggcacagcctggACACAGCGACGTCCCCAGGGACAACAGAAACAGGGAGGAAGGGCCCGAAGTGCCCCCACATCCCGGGGACGGGTCAGGGCTGGGACTGGGACGCTGGGACACACGGGACCTGGGGGGCACGTggcaggggccggggggtgcTGGCATCTCCCCACGCTGTGTTTCCCCCGCGGCGTGCCAGCTCCGGCGCTTTTTATCGCTCTCCCTGGCCGCGTCGAACAGGAAAACTCAGAAACCCCCGGCGTGCGGTGCCAGGGACACTGATAACCCCCAGgacggggcggccggggccggggggggcccccgCATGGAAAATCTTTGTCAAATTTAACTCGTCGAGAGGCTGGACGGTCCCGGGGGGCAGAGGCCAGGAGAGAGCTTGGCTTTGCCGCGCAGCTTTACCGTCGCTTTATTAATTGAGAAGGCGAAACTCCATTAGTCGCGCTCGTTAATGCCCAGCCCTCCGGCGCCTGCGCCAGCCAGAGTCCTCCTGGCTGCGGGGAGCGAGGATGCGGTGAGGGATGCACCGGGGTCAGGGAACGGGGAGtctgtgctggggggggctggatTAGACCCCCCTTCCTGGCCCAGCAATGGGTCTGGCTTCTCCAGTGAGTCCCCAAacaccccaccagccccacagcaggctGGGGTGTGGGGAGCAGCTCCAACGGAGGATGCACCCAGCATCCGAACCCAGCTCTACCACTCCATCGGAGGATGCACGGACCACCCGAAATCACCGGGAGACACCCCCACCTTGTACCCTGCCTCAAGCTCTCCACCCGGCTGACGAGGGCCGGCGTCCCACCGCCGTCCCCTCCGCTCGGCCCACCTCTCCTCCCGGCGTTTCCTACTTCCCGGCGAAGCAGTAGGTGCCGTAGGTCCGTAGTTCCTTGCTGGGGAAGCCGAAGCTGCGGACGCCGGGGTCCGGCAACCCCCCGCAGCGCTCGCGGGGGGTGGTGATGGGGTACCGCACGCTGCCATCTGCCAGCCACCCCCCGTCGCAGCGATCCAGCTGGGAAAACTTCCAGGCGGAGTAGAGCTGCCCCACTTTGGCAATGGCGGCCCCGTGGTTGCGGCAGGCTTGGCCGGCCTCCTTGAAGTTCAGGTGGCCCCGGACAAAGTAGACCTGGCCTGGGGATGAATGGGGACACGGCGGGTGAGCGGCCACCATGGATGGCAACCTGGGaacagccccagccctggtgggCACAGGGGTTCGGTGCCACCGTGGGAGGGTCAGGGGATGCCAACACTACCTTGAAGAGCAGAGGTGAAGCAGAAAGCGTCGAAACGGTCCTTCTGCTTGTCCCTGGCCCCGTAGGTCCGGACACCCGGCAGGAGGAGGCGGCCACCGCACGGCTCCCGCGAGTTGATGATGGGGTAGTGGACGGTCCCATCAAGGATCCAGCCAGCGTTGCACCAGTCCAGACCCTCCGTCCAGGCTGCGGGGCAAGAGGTGGCTCAGCACCGGCACTTCCCTCCTCCCGCCACCGGCGAGGTGCGTTTCGGGGCGGACgagaggggtttgttttttgtttttttttataggatGTTTCACCTTTGTAGAGCTGCTGGTAGGTGGCCAGGCGGGAGTCCTGCTGCTCGCAGGCTCGCTTGGCTTCGTGGTAGTTGAATTTGTAGCGCCCGTTGCTGGGCTGGTAGGGGAAGA encodes:
- the BCAN gene encoding brevican core protein isoform X2; this encodes MASALRLLLLWAFAPTVVPEVFGPGDGTEDLKALQVSIPRHPALDAVLAGDITIPCLITYLGPQPTAGTAGRRAVLGTPRVKWTFISEGKEVEILVARGDRVKVSEDYRLRASLPIFHRRYTNASLLLTELRPNDSGIYRCDVQHGIEDGHDILHLKVKGVVFHYREGSMRYAYTFAEAREACARIGARIATPEQLYAAYLGGYEQCDAGWIADQTVRYPIHTPREACYGDMNGFPGVRNYGVVDPGDMYDVYCYAEDLPGEIFLETSPEKFTLEEAAVRCRALGAELARPGQLYAAWSGGLDACSPGWLADGSVRYPIVTPRERCGGALPGVKTIFLFRNQTGFPDAQSRYDAYCFREGTNSFPEAAGKYRAREPEGLQEIVTVAEKLEELQLPKAQVEIESRGAIYAVPFFKDAELEKPSPSPEDAPGPGTRHPPLDTSVSSEEEEEEEGAAPGRDTASASVESPGGGRDPGQPMEPDGAVGAQTLSGAPRAGAEGPTGAPSPAGAAAGDTEHPEGFPRPPSPVAPTCRPDRPWDAMGRPAHTASPGAPGHRVTSPTGATSATSTDSREPGGTPRRGHQPGGARTPVPTAEDAELSGDVAESPGVSPLPPAPPQPQEEGEEQSGAPWLPSPVVPGGGSTVPAAEATAVTPWHVEVPGGSSSMPAVGHEDAVPRPPGSDRGMPAASSEEEEEEEEEEPPAPSVATVEGFLAAIPGEPGGCVPNPCLNGGTCAEDGAHLACLCLPGYGGSTCERPLETCSPGWDSFHGACYKHFSTRRSWEDAETQCRHYGGHLATILTPEEQDFINDQYREYQWIGLNDRTIEGDFQWSDGSPLLYENWHPGQPDSYFLSGENCVVIVWHDGGQWSDVPCNYHLSYTCKMGLVQCGPPPAVSNARAFGKPKQRYEIGSIARYQCHHGFVQRRSPVIRCREDGTWEPPQLACRPGLAQPPDD
- the HAPLN2 gene encoding hyaluronan and proteoglycan link protein 2; translation: MHRLLLLSSLWLLVAPPASSIFQRPTGSPAPPHLQYLLEPLHAAVHTQRGATATLPCVLRALPRNYRVKWSKVEPANYRESIIIITNGLYHKNYGPLSPRVRLRHSHRYDASLTITDVALEDEGRYRCQLVNGLEDESVSLTLHLEGVVFPYQPSNGRYKFNYHEAKRACEQQDSRLATYQQLYKAWTEGLDWCNAGWILDGTVHYPIINSREPCGGRLLLPGVRTYGARDKQKDRFDAFCFTSALQGQVYFVRGHLNFKEAGQACRNHGAAIAKVGQLYSAWKFSQLDRCDGGWLADGSVRYPITTPRERCGGLPDPGVRSFGFPSKELRTYGTYCFAGK
- the BCAN gene encoding brevican core protein isoform X1, which encodes MASALRLLLLWAFAPTVVPEVFGPGDGTEDLKALQVSIPRHPALDAVLAGDITIPCLITYLGPQPTAGTAGRRAVLGTPRVKWTFISEGKEVEILVARGDRVKVSEDYRLRASLPIFHRRYTNASLLLTELRPNDSGIYRCDVQHGIEDGHDILHLKVKGVVFHYREGSMRYAYTFAEAREACARIGARIATPEQLYAAYLGGYEQCDAGWIADQTVRYPIHTPREACYGDMNGFPGVRNYGVVDPGDMYDVYCYAEDLPGEIFLETSPEKFTLEEAAVRCRALGAELARPGQLYAAWSGGLDACSPGWLADGSVRYPIVTPRERCGGALPGVKTIFLFRNQTGFPDAQSRYDAYCFREGTNSFPEAAGKYRAREPEGLQEIVTVAEKLEELQLPKAQVEIESRGAIYAVPFFKDAELEKPSPSPEDAPGPGTRHPPLDTSVSSEEEEEEEGAAPGRDTASASVESPGGGRDPGQPMEPDGAVGAQTLSGAPRAGAEGPTGAPSPAGAAADSREPGGTPRRGHQPGGARTPVPTAEDAELSGDVAESPGVSPLPPAPPQPQEEGEEQSGAPWLPSPVVPGGGSTVPAAEATAVTPWHVEVPGGSSSMPAVGHEDAVPRPPGSDRGMPAASSEEEEEEEEEEPPAPSVATVEGFLAAIPGEPGGCVPNPCLNGGTCAEDGAHLACLCLPGYGGSTCERPLETCSPGWDSFHGACYKHFSTRRSWEDAETQCRHYGGHLATILTPEEQDFINDQYREYQWIGLNDRTIEGDFQWSDGSPLLYENWHPGQPDSYFLSGENCVVIVWHDGGQWSDVPCNYHLSYTCKMGLVQCGPPPAVSNARAFGKPKQRYEIGSIARYQCHHGFVQRRSPVIRCREDGTWEPPQLACRPGLAQPPDD
- the BCAN gene encoding brevican core protein isoform X3; the encoded protein is MASALRLLLLWAFAPTVVPEVFGPGDGTEDLKALQVSIPRHPALDAVLAGDITIPCLITYLGPQPTAGTAGRRAVLGTPRVKWTFISEGKEVEILVARGDRVKVSEDYRLRASLPIFHRRYTNASLLLTELRPNDSGIYRCDVQHGIEDGHDILHLKVKGVVFHYREGSMRYAYTFAEAREACARIGARIATPEQLYAAYLGGYEQCDAGWIADQTVRYPIHTPREACYGDMNGFPGVRNYGVVDPGDMYDVYCYAEDLPGEIFLETSPEKFTLEEAAVRCRALGAELARPGQLYAAWSGGLDACSPGWLADGSVRYPIVTPRERCGGALPGVKTIFLFRNQTGFPDAQSRYDAYCFREEEEEEEGAAPGRDTASASVESPGGGRDPGQPMEPDGAVGAQTLSGAPRAGAEGPTGAPSPAGAAADSREPGGTPRRGHQPGGARTPVPTAEDAELSGDVAESPGVSPLPPAPPQPQEEGEEQSGAPWLPSPVVPGGGSTVPAAEATAVTPWHVEVPGGSSSMPAVGHEDAVPRPPGSDRGMPAASSEEEEEEEEEEPPAPSVATVEGFLAAIPGEPGGCVPNPCLNGGTCAEDGAHLACLCLPGYGGSTCERPLETCSPGWDSFHGACYKHFSTRRSWEDAETQCRHYGGHLATILTPEEQDFINDQYREYQWIGLNDRTIEGDFQWSDGSPLLYENWHPGQPDSYFLSGENCVVIVWHDGGQWSDVPCNYHLSYTCKMGLVQCGPPPAVSNARAFGKPKQRYEIGSIARYQCHHGFVQRRSPVIRCREDGTWEPPQLACRPGLAQPPDD
- the BCAN gene encoding brevican core protein isoform X4; this translates as MASALRLLLLWAFAPTVVPEVFGPGDGTEDLKALQVSIPRHPALDAVLAGDITIPCLITYLGPQPTAGTAGRRAVLGTPRVKWTFISEGKEVEILVARGDRVKVSEDYRLRASLPIFHRRYTNASLLLTELRPNDSGIYRCDVQHGIEDGHDILHLKVKGVVFHYREGSMRYAYTFAEAREACARIGARIATPEQLYAAYLGGYEQCDAGWIADQTVRYPIHTPREACYGDMNGFPGVRNYGVVDPGDMYDVYCYAEDLPEGTNSFPEAAGKYRAREPEGLQEIVTVAEKLEELQLPKAQVEIESRGAIYAVPFFKDAELEKPSPSPEDAPGPGTRHPPLDTSVSSEEEEEEEGAAPGRDTASASVESPGGGRDPGQPMEPDGAVGAQTLSGAPRAGAEGPTGAPSPAGAAADSREPGGTPRRGHQPGGARTPVPTAEDAELSGDVAESPGVSPLPPAPPQPQEEGEEQSGAPWLPSPVVPGGGSTVPAAEATAVTPWHVEVPGGSSSMPAVGHEDAVPRPPGSDRGMPAASSEEEEEEEEEEPPAPSVATVEGFLAAIPGEPGGCVPNPCLNGGTCAEDGAHLACLCLPGYGGSTCERPLETCSPGWDSFHGACYKHFSTRRSWEDAETQCRHYGGHLATILTPEEQDFINDQYREYQWIGLNDRTIEGDFQWSDGSPLLYENWHPGQPDSYFLSGENCVVIVWHDGGQWSDVPCNYHLSYTCKMGLVQCGPPPAVSNARAFGKPKQRYEIGSIARYQCHHGFVQRRSPVIRCREDGTWEPPQLACRPGLAQPPDD